In Thunnus thynnus chromosome 20, fThuThy2.1, whole genome shotgun sequence, a single window of DNA contains:
- the LOC137172317 gene encoding uncharacterized protein: protein MGVRAAASVFWTSFLVLFPVAVQQSSIRCVTYNRTMCALKGSSVEFPCSYPNNVEMIWMSRWSRQSTELHSVSKTNPLKQMPVYSFQNKHGNNNCTLKLEDLKESDTSVYFFKYSFRDVAGVNMTCEGTPGVRLHVFASPVRILLDKIFRGQKVPVANWTVMEGQKIMLTCVPTCTTNLNSNPDYIWYKNRLQLNGSRVNLTFLSLDPIRNEDKGSYVCAMIGYENFSSSSVDLRVERSPRNTVVSADVGSKKDSEENLTHSSDVHNSTAQKPKNCQTPKDKSMFTFSIMLVVSICVGLVIAIMVAILVLTIKRKKKRRTCVGSVPEPPDLCSDSYMALDITSMSAEYDALDTVNSCLVSDKDSAIYENLPNTNLETIEMRERKMF from the exons ATGGGAGTGAGAGCAGCTGCAAGTGTATTTTGGACTTCTTTCCTGGTGCTGTTTCCTGTGGCAG tgcaaCAATCATCAATCCGATGTGTGACCTACAACCGTACAATGTGTGCCTTAAAGGGCTCATCTGTAGAGTTTCCCTGCTCCTATCCCAATAATGTTGAGATGATCTGGATGTCGAGATGGTCCAGACAATCCACAGAATTGCATTCTGTCTCAAAAACAAACCCCCTGAAACAGATGCCAgtttattcatttcaaaataaacatgGAAACAATAACTGCACACTGAAACTCGAAGACCTAAAAGAGAGTGACACATCcgtttacttttttaaatactCTTTTAGAGATGTTGCAGGGGTCAACATGACGTGTGAAGGTACCCCTGGGGTGAGACTCCATGTTTTTGCATCTCCTGTGAGGATCCTGCTGGACAAGATTTTTAGGGGGCAGAAAGTGCCAGTTGCAAATTGGACAGTGATGGAGGGTCAGAAGATAATGCTGACTTGTGTCCCCACCTGTACTACAAATCTGAACTCCAACCCAGActacatctggtacaagaaCAGACTGCAATTAAATGGCAGTCGAGTAAACTTGACCTTCCTGTCTTTGGATCCAATCAGAAATGAGGATAAGGGCAGTTATGTCTGTGCCATGATTGGCTACGAAAACTTTTCCTCATCTTCTGTCGATCTCAGAGTCGAAAGAAGTCCCAGAAACACTGTGGTGTCGGCTGACGTTGGATCAAAAAAGGACAGCGAAGAAAATCTGACACATAGCTCTGATGTTCACAACTCCACAGCCCAAAAACCCAAGAACTGCCAGACACCCAAAGACAAAAGCATGTTTACCTTCTCTATAATGCTTGTAGTGAGTATTTGTGTTGGGTTGGTTATTGCAATAATGGTGGCTATACTAGTCCTCAcaataaagagaaagaagaagagaagaacgTGTGTTGGTTCAGTCCCAGAGCCTCCTGACCTCTGCAGTGACTCCTACATGGCTCTGGATATCACCTCCATGTCGGCTGAATATGATGCACTGGACACAGTGAATAGCTGCTTGGTTTCTGATAAAGACAGCGCTATTTATGAGAACTTACCAAACACCAACCTGGAAACTAttgagatgagagagagaaagatgttttAA